Below is a genomic region from Phycisphaerae bacterium.
CCGGCAGCGAGCGGGCGTATGGCCGCCGCGGCACGTGCACGGTCAACCGAAACCGCGAGAAGACCGCGGGCACCCGATAGTTGGCCAGCCACCCGCCGTACTCGATGCCGGAGTCCCGAAGCGTCCGGATCGCCTGCGCCGGATACCGGACCCCATAGACGCGGGCCCGCAGACCCAGGCGGCGGACCGGCTCGACCAGGAACTCGACCAACTCCGCTGAGCGCTCCTCGTCGCCCCAGTTGCCGATCCACACCAGGTCGCCCTCCTTGTCCGTGTGTTCCAGCGGGCGGAATACGCGGACGTCGGCGGCTTCGTGCCACGTCCAGGCCCGCCGCGTCCATCCCTCGCCCAGGTAGATCCGGCGGATGACCTCGCCGAATGCCAGCACGCCGTCGTAGAACCGCAGATCGTAGCGGGCCATCGCATCGCGGTCGCTGACGCAGCGGTGGTGCGTGTCGTGAAAGAGCAGCTTGAACCGACGGCGCTGCCGCCGGTGCGACCCAATGGCGGCCACCAGATCGTGGTCGTTCCACTCGTGGACGATCACCAGGTCGGCGTCCTCCAGAACGCGGTTCAGGTCGAGCCGCTTCTTGTTGTAGCGAAAACTGGCCAACTGCGGATAGGCGCCGCGGTAGGCCGTCAGCGCCGCCGGCCCGCGCTCGCGCACGAGGTTCTCGACGCTCCAGGAGTCCAGCGGCTCGTAAATCCGCACGTCGTGGCCGCGGGCCAGCAGCTCCGAGGCCACCCCGCGGAGGAAGTGGGCGTTGCCGTGATTCCAGTCCGAAATCAGCGAGTGGTAGAACATCACGATGTTCATGCGGCGTCTTCCTATCCTTGCAGCAGCGACTCGGCCCCGTCGATATAGATCACGGCGCCGCTGATATGGTCTGATTGGTCGGAGGCCAGGAACGCGACCAGCTCGGCGACCTGCTCCGAGGTGCCCGGCTCGCCTCTGGTCAGCGGAATCCGGCCCTCGGGAAACTCCACCGGCGTGCCGAGGTGCTCCAGGTCCCGGTGCTGGGTGCTCTCCGAGATTTCCGTCTTGATCGCGCCGGGACAGATCGCGTTGACCCGAACGCGGTGTTTGGCCAACTCCAAAGCGATCATCTGGGTGAACGCCACCTGCCCGGCCTTCGAGCACGAGTAGGCGGTGGCTCCGGTGTTCGAAAAGATCCGATTGCCGTTGACCGACGAAGTGATGATGACCGACCCGCCGTTGCGCTTCAGATACGGCGTGGCGTACTTGACGGTCAGGAACGTGCCCTTGAGGTTGACCTCGAGGGTCTTGTCCCACTCGTCGGGCTCCAGCTCCTCGATCGGGGCCCAGACCCCGTTGATGCCCGCGTTGGCGAAGACGATGTCCAGCCGGCCCCAGCGGTCGGCGAGCCTATCGATCGCCTTCTTGATCTGCGGCGGCTTGGAGATGTCCGCGGTCAACGCGACCGCCTCGCCGCCGTCGTTCTTGATCCGCTCGGCGACCTCGCGGACCTCCTCCGCCGTCCGCGACAGCACGCCCACCCGCGCCCCGTGCGACGCCAGCAGCTTGGCCGACGCCTCGCCGATGCCCGACCCAGCCCCGGTGACCAACGCGACCCTATCCTTCAGGTGCATCGTAATTCTCCTTCAAACTGCCCGATAGTCCCCTGGCAACGCCCGCCTCCAGCGGCTGGGAGGTCGGAGCAAGCCGGCGGTAGATATCCAGGTAACCGTGAGCCATCGCCTCCGGCGCAAAATCCCGCGCCCGCTGCCGGGCCCGACCAGCCAGGCCCGTCCGCAGGGCGTCGTTCTCGATCAGCGACCGAATGGCGCGGGCAATCGCCAGCGGTTCATCGGGCGGAACAAAGATCGCAGCGTTGCTCCAGTTCTCGCGAAGACTCTCGATGTCCCCGAGCACCAGCGCGCAGCCGGATAGCGCCGCCTCCAGAATCGATAAGCCGAACGGCTCGTAGCGGGCGGGCAACGCGTAGATCGACGCCCGGCCCAGCCACGACGCCAGAGTCGGCTGGTCCAGATTGCCCACCAGTTGCAGATGCCTCAATGCCGCCGCCCGATTCGTATCCGGATGCCGCGCCTCGCCCGCGACGATCACCGGCCAGTCCAACTCCGGCGCGACCCGTTCCAGCGTGGCGATGTTCTTGGCCTCGTCCCAGACCCGTCCGGCGGCAAAGACGAACGGCTCCTTGCCGCTGGGTGCAAAGAGGCCGGCGCCGCGCCCGTTGGGTACGATCCGGCCGTCGCGAAACGGCCCGTAGTAGCGCTCCAAAGCCCGCAGCATCGCCCGCGTCGGGCTGACCACCACATCAGCCCGTTCCAGCCCCTCGCGAACCCGCCGGCGATAGGTGTTCCACGTGTCCGGCGCGTTTTCCCCGCGAACCGCCGACCACCACGACAGCACGCACGAATGGCCGACCGCCAGCACCGGCGCGGAAAAACCGAGGGCGGCATGGGCGTAGCCGTTGACGTGAACTACGTCCGGCCCGACCTCCCGCTCGATCGCCAGCAGCCACCGGCCCGCGCGGTCCACGTCGTCCCACGGATCGTCCATCCACTCCAGCTTGAACGCGCTTTCGTGGATGGTGACGTTCTCCAACGCTGCGGCGTCGCGCCGCTGGGCGGGGCTCAGCGCGGTCCCCATGCTCGCCAGATGCACACGCACCTGGTGACGGGCCAACGCGGCGCACAACTCCATCGCGTAGGTCCATACCCCGCCGACGTTGTCGGTCGTCATCAGTACGTTCATCATCTCGGTGCGCCGACGACCGTCCGGCGTCGGCATGCCGGACCGCCTCGACCACACGCCCCCCTCGGACGGATATTCTACTCCATGGTCACGATTGCCTTGAGGAACCCGTCGGGCCGGTCGCGGGTCATGCTCAGCGCCTCCCCGAGCTGCTCCAGCGGCAGTGAGTGGGTCAGCAACCCGCCCGGATCGATCCGCCCCTGCTCGACGGCTTCGACGGCCTCCCTCATCCCGCTGATGTACACGTTCTGGTCGCGCTCGTGGGCGTTGATCACGTCCAGGCCGCGCCAGTTCCAAAGCTGCATGTTGATCTGCCGCAGGCCGTCCTGATGATACCCGGCGATGATGAGCATGCCCCGCTCAGCGGCCAGTTCGCCGCAAAGCTCAAGCGGCTGCTGCCTGCCCACCGCCTCGATCACGCGCTCGCAAAGCCGCCCGCCCGTCAACGCCTTGACCTTCTCGACGATCGGACCCGCCTCGTCGGTCAGTTCGATGGTCTCCGCGGCGCCGGCCTTGCGGGCCACCTCCCGCGAGAACGGACGACGGCTGATCGCAACCACGGTGGCGCCGGCCTTGGAGACCAGCTGCGTCAGCAGCGCCCCGAGAAACCCGATCCCCACGATCGCCACCGTCTGCCCCGGATGAACGTCGCAGCGGCGGAAAATGTTCATCGCGCAGCCGAGCGGTTCGCCGGGAAACGGCACGCCGGCCAGCGAATCCGGAATCATCACGACGCCTCTGGCGTCGGCCACGTCGTATGGCGCATAGGCGTTGTAGGTGATGGCGGTCACCCGCTGGCCCTCGACCACGTCCTCGACGTCCGATCCCAGCGCGTCGACCACGCCCCAGCCCTCATGCCCCAACGCCCCGGGCGTCATGGGATACTCGAACCACGGCCGGCCGTCCCACGGCGGAACGTTCGACCCGCAGACCCCGCATCCCTCCAGACGGATGCGGACCTGCCCGAACCCCGGCTGCGGGATCGGCACCTCCTCGATCCGCATCTTCTTCGGTTCGGTGATGACGGCCGCCGCCATCGTGGTGCGGGTGTGGACGGACTCGGACGCTTGCCTGGACGTCATGATCATATCGTCACCCTGACCTTTCGTTCGCCGGCCGACGTGGCCATCGGCCACGAGACCTCGTAGTTCTCGCGCAGCCACTGATGCAACTGCCCGACTCCGGCGCGGACGCCGACCCGCGGTTTCCAGCCGGCCGCCGAGGCAAACCGGGCGACGTCCGAGACGTAGTACCGCTGATCGCCGGTCCGCCAGTCCTCGTAGAAGACCGCCGGTTCCTCCCCGTGCAGTTGCCCGATCATCGCGATCAGTTCGAGCAGGCTGACCGTGTTGGCGACTCCGCCGCCGATATTGAACGCCTGACCGGCCAGCCGGTCGATCCGGTGGCGGGCCAGCAGGAACGCGTCCACCAGGTCCTCGACGAACAGCACGTCCCGGACCTGCATGCCGTCGCCGTAGATGGTGATCGGCTCGCCGCGAATCGCCTGGATCAGAAAGTGCGCCACCCAGCCCTGGTCCTCGGTGCCGAACTGGTGCGGCCCGTAGATGCAGCTCATGCGGAACACCGCGGTCTTCAGGCCGAACGACCGGGCGTAATCGAGAATGTACTGATCGGCCGACCCCTTCGAGCAGCCGTACGGGCTGTGGAAATCCAGCCGCTGCTCCTCGCTCACCCCGTGCCGCCGGACCTCCGGGTCGACCGGCTCGTAACGCGAACCGTTGGCGCGGAGCTCCAGGTTGCCCAGGTCGCCGTACACCTTGTTGGTCGAGGTCATGAGGATCGGAGGCGGATCCTTCGCCGCCCGGGCTTCCTCCAGCAGGTTCAGCGTCCCGCGGACGTTGATCTCGAAATCCTCGTCGACGTCGCACAGGCTGGTGGTCACCGCGACCTGGGCGGCGAAGTGGAACACCTCGTCGGCCCGCCGGACCGCCTCGCGCAGCGCATAGCGGTTGCGGACGTCCTCGATGTGGATTTCCACCCGGTCGCCGTGGGTCTCCTTGAGCCACGCCCAGTTCCGCTCGACGCCCTCGCGCGACAGGTTGTCGTAGACCAGCACGCGCTTGCCCGCACGGGCCAGCCGGTCGGCCAGATTGGAACCGATGAATCCCGACCCGCCGGTGATGAGGCTGACCGGGCGCTCCTCCGCCGCCCGGCGGCGCCCGTTGACGCCGTGCAGGCCGCCGATCCGGCTCACGCCCTCCACGCCGCCGCCGCACCAGACCCGGTGCAGCAGCTTCGGCTGGTTGCCGGCCCGCTTCATGCCGAAGTGGTACTCGCGGTCGTCGCTGTGAAACCCCTCGACGGTGGGCAGGCTCGGATCCAGGTCGCGAAGCGAGTACCAGTACACCCGCTGCACCGGCGCCCGGACCGCATTCAGAAACGCCCGAATCTGCCCGTGGTGGTCGTGCCGCCACGTGGAGTAGCCGGCCTCGGTGATCCAGACCTCGGCTCTGCACCCGTGCTCCCGCAGGACGCGGTTGACCTTCTCGACCGGCTCGGACCAGTCGGACCAGTCAAACTCCCACGTGCCCGGAAAGCCGTGAATGCCCACCACGTCGATGTGATCCATCACGCCGCGGTCAAACATCAGCCCCAGCCATCCCGGATCGACCGGACTCATCCCGCCCAACACCGTCTTGCGGCCCAGATGCCGCGCCCAATAGGCGGCCCCGCCGATCGTCTGCCCGAAGATCAGCCACCGGTCGTCGAGCGTCCAGTCCCACTCGCTGATGTTGTTCGGCTCGTTCCACAGCTCGACCCACTCGAAGTGCTTGCCGTACTTGGTGATCATCACGTCGACGAAATCAGCGAACGCCTTCGGGTCGCGCGGCGGCGACGAGGTCTTCGGCTGAAGCCCAAGCTCGACCGGCGTGTAACAGAAGCACGGCAGAACGCGGACTTGGCGGACCAACCGGCAGACCATCCAGTCGTACCACGCCTCGCCGTCGTCCCGCGTGTAGTCGTGCCACGAAATCCCGGTGCGCAGCTCCGTAACGCCCAACGCCTTCAGGTCCGCCAGGGCCTCTTCGACCCGCTGGTACTCGCCGGGATGAAACCACTCCAGTACGCCGACCGTCGCGGACGAGGCGGCGATCGCGGCCGCCGATTGGTCCGGCGGACCCGCCCGATTGCCGTTCGAGTCGTTCATATCGTCAACCCTCGTCTTTCCAGTTCTCCGCTGGCCTGCTCGACGCGGTCCTGGGCCGCCTGGCCCTCCAGCGATTCTACCAGCTCCGACAATCCGTCGGCCAGGGCGACCTGCGGGCGATATCCCAGAATCCGCTCCGCCGCGCCGATGTCGGCGAAACAGTGGCGGATGTCGCCGACGCGGTAGCGGCCGTTGACCTGCGGAGCCAGGTGGGCCTTGCCCATGATGCGGATCAGTTCCTCGGCGATCTCCAGCACCGTGGCGTGCCGGCCGCTGCCGATGTTCAGCACGCACCCGGCCGCCTTCTCGGACTCCAGGGCCAGCGCGCAGGCGCTGGCCACGTCGTGGACCGAAACGAAGTCCCGCCGCTGCCGGCCGTCCTCAAAAATCAACGGCGGTTTGTCGTTCAGCAGCCGCGAGGCGAAAATGGCCATCACCCCGGTGTACGGGTTCGACAGAGCCTGATTGGGCCCATAGACATTGAAAAACCGAAGGGCCACCGTCGGAATGTTGTAGGCCTCGCCGATCATCAGGCACAGCCGCTCCTGATCGTATTTCGAAAGGGCGTAGACCGACACCAGCACCGGCGGCTTGCTCTCGGGCGTCGGCACCGGTGTCAGCGGCTCGCCGCGCTCGTCCCGCAGCTCCCACTCGCCCCGGCGAAGCTGATCGAGCTTGCGCACCGCGCCGGCCGCCAGGCGGCCGTCGGAGGCTTGGTAGAGCCCTTCACCATACAGGCTCATGCTCGACGCCACCACCAGCCGCTCCACCGGATTCTCGATCAGAGCCTCCAGCAGCACAGCCGTGCCCATGTTGTTCGTGCTGGTGTAGTGGGCGACCTGGTACATGCTCTGGCCCACGCCGACCGCCGCCGCGAGGTGGACGACCGCGTCGGCCCGCTTGAGCGCCGCGCCGACCGCCGCCGGATCGCGAACGTCGCCGACCGCCAGTTCCACCTCGGGATGCAGATATCCGGGCCGCTGGCCCTGCGGCCCATGCACTTGCGGCGAGAGATTGTCCAGCACCACAACCCGATACCCGCGCTTCAGCAGCGCGACCGCCACGTGCGAACCGATAAACCCAGCCCCGCCGGTGATCAGAACCGTTTTCGCCATGGATGGATACCCCCTGCGTGTCTGCAACCCGCGCCGACTCCCGACACGGGCGGCGCGACTCGTCCTTGTCGCCTCAACGACGCCGATCCGACGCGCCCGAATGAGCGCTGGTGCATGGAAGCCATTGGATTCCCCCGTTGTCCCCGCCTTCTACGGCCCGCAAACGTGCACAAAGTATAGGTGGTGCATCATGTTTTGTCAAGACATTAATCCTGCAGACACAGGTGGAGCAGGCCTATCGGGCACAATCGGTTGGCCCTCAACGCGCTGTCGATTTGGAGAATGTCGCACCGGCGGCTGATCCGAAAAACGCTTGCACGGCGGCGCCTTCCGACGTAGGATACAAACCGCTGGGGGTGTACACATTAGCATCAACATTGGTCTCTTGTCGAGATGCTGCGCCCCGTGCGCCGCGATCGGCGAGGAAAGGGGGAGACGAGATGGATATGGCCGTGGTGGGAACCGGATACGTGGGCCTGGCTGCGGGAATCTGTTTCGCCGAGGCGGGCAATCGGGTGATCGGCGTGGACGTTGATGAGCAGAAGATCGCGAGGCTCCGCCGCGCCGAGCTGCCGATCTACGAAGTGGGGCTCCAGGAGATGCTCGAACAAAACCTCGCCGCCGGACGCTTGAGCTTCACCAGCGATCTGGCCGACGCGGTGCGCCGATCGCCGGTCGTCTTCATCACCGTCGGCACGCCGCCGCGCCACGACGGCGAAGCCGACACCGCCGCCCTCGAGGCGGTCGCCGCCGACGTGGCCAGGGCCATGCCGGAGCACCGAATCGTGGTCATCAAAAGCACGGTCCCGGTGGGAACCAACCGCCGCCTGCAGCCGGAACTGGCCGAGCTGACCGCCGTGCCGTTCGACCTGGTCAGCAATCCCGAGTTCCTCAAGGAAGGCTGTGCCGTCGACGACTTTCTGCGGCCGGATCGCGTGATCATCGGGACCGACAGCCCGCACGCAGCCGAGGTGATGGCCCAACTCTACTCGCCGTTCGTCCGCAACGGCCGCCCGCTTATCGTCATGGATCCGACCAGCGCCGAAATGGCCAAGTACGCCGCCAACGCCATGCTCAGCACCAAGATATCGTTCATCAACGAGGTCGCCAACCTCTGCGACCTCTTCGGCGCCGACGTCAACGACGTCCGCCGCGGAATCTGCAGCGACTCGCGCATTGGCTACCAGTTCCTCTATCCCGGCCTCGGGTACGGCGGGTCGTGCTTTCCCAAGGACGTCTCGGCCCTGATCCACATGAGCGACCGCGTCGGCTATCCCGCCCAACTCCTCAAGGCGGTCAAAGAGGTCAACAGCCGCCAGAAACAGACGCTCCAGAAGAAAATCGTCGACTACTTCGGCGAAGACCTGCGCGACCTGAACTTCGCGGTCTGGGGCGCCGCCTTCAAACCCCGCACCGACGACCTGCGCGAATCCCCGGCCCTGCGGCTTATCGACGATATCCTCTCGCGCTCCGGAGGCGTGCGGGTCCATGACCCCCAGGCCCTGGGCAACCTGCGCGAAATCTTCGGCGACCGCGTCCGGTACTGCGGCGAGATGTACGAGGGACTCGACGGCGCCGACGCCCTGTGCCTGGCCACCGACTGGAACGTCTACCGCAACCCGGACTACCGGAAAATGGGCCAACTGATGCGCCGCCGCGTCGTCTTCGACGGCCGAAACATCTACAACGCTCGCCAGCTCAAGGACTCCGGCTTCACCTACTTCGGCATCGGAACCCACTGACGCCGACCGGGACTCACTCGCGGTCATCCTTGACGAGCAGGTGCTTGAAGAAGCTCCAGATCGTCAGGTCGATCGGCAACGCCAGCAGCAGCCCGAGGATCCCGAACACCTTGCTCCAGAGCACCACGGTGAAAAGCGTCACGATCGGCGGCACCTTGACCGCCTTCTTCATGACGATCGGCGGCAACACGTACGACTCGATGAGCTGGTTCACCGCGTAGATGACCGCCACGCCGACCGCGTAGTAGGTCCCTTGCGAGAGGGCGAACAGGAACGCGATCAAAAACGCCACCGCCGGCCCGATCGTCGGAACAATCTCCGAGAAACCGGCCAGCAACGCCAGCGACAGTGCCAGCGGCAGACCGATCAGCAGAAAACCAATCCATGAAACCGCGGCGACGATGGCCATGCTGACCAGCGTGCCGATCAGTCACCAGCGAAGCTTGGGCGCCAGATCCCCCAGGGCCCCGCGGATCTGCTCGCGACGCCGCGGCCGGAACAGAGAAACGACCGGGGCGATCAGCCGCTGCGGATCCTCAGCCAGCAGATAGATCGCCCCAAACACCAGCAGCACCGCCGCCAGCAGCAGACCTGAAGCAAAACCCGTCGCCGTCGAAACCAGATCCGACACGTTGAAGAACGAACGCACGTTCGTCCAGACCGTCTCGATGGTGATCCGGTCACGCAGCCCCAGGTAGCTGTTGACCCGGTCCAGCAGCGTGTTGAAGCCGTCCCGCAACGCCGGCCACTGCCCCATCTCGTCCTGAAGCCGGCTGCCCAGCAGCCAGCCGACCAGGGCAATCAACCCCAGCGCGATCAGCACCGGCGCCAGCACCGCCGCGATCCCGCCCAGCCAACGCGGCCCGGGCACCCGCCGCGCCAGCGGCCAGACCGCCGCCGCCAACGCGCCCCCCGCCAGCACCCCCAACAGCACGATCCTGGCTGCGGAAAAGAAATGCAGGAACAGCCAGATGCCCACCACCCACAACGTGATCGTCACCAGCGGATAAACCCACACCGGCAGCGGCCCATCCCCCTTCTGCGAGAGCTTCGGCGACGGCTTGTCGTTCATGGCGTGTCCTTTCCACATGCAGCCGTTGGTTCAGGCCTCCAGCGCCTTCAGCACCGCCACGGCCTCGATCGCGCTGGCCTCCTTGTCCTTGATCTCCAGCATGACATCCGGATCGACCTCGACCGCCTCAGCCAGAAACGCTTCAAACGCCTCCGGGTCGAGGTGTTCGCTGTGGCGGCCCGCCCGCTGGCCCGCCGCCTGGGTGCTGTAGTCGACCATCAGCGGCCCGTCTTCGGCCTGCCATGTCGCCGCCGCCAGACGCAACGCCTCGCGGACCGACTCGCCCGCGTTGAGGCACTCGTGATGAAAGCGGTCGAAGACGATCGGCACGCCGGTCCGCCGGTGCACCGTCAGACAGTCGCTCAAACCGAACAGGCGCTCGTCGTTTTCAATCGCCAACCGGCGGCGCACCGGCTCGGACAGACGTTGGTAGTTCTCGCAGAAGCGATCCAGAGCCGCGGGCC
It encodes:
- a CDS encoding glycosyltransferase — its product is MNIVMFYHSLISDWNHGNAHFLRGVASELLARGHDVRIYEPLDSWSVENLVRERGPAALTAYRGAYPQLASFRYNKKRLDLNRVLEDADLVIVHEWNDHDLVAAIGSHRRQRRRFKLLFHDTHHRCVSDRDAMARYDLRFYDGVLAFGEVIRRIYLGEGWTRRAWTWHEAADVRVFRPLEHTDKEGDLVWIGNWGDEERSAELVEFLVEPVRRLGLRARVYGVRYPAQAIRTLRDSGIEYGGWLANYRVPAVFSRFRLTVHVPRRPYARSLP
- a CDS encoding SDR family oxidoreductase, coding for MHLKDRVALVTGAGSGIGEASAKLLASHGARVGVLSRTAEEVREVAERIKNDGGEAVALTADISKPPQIKKAIDRLADRWGRLDIVFANAGINGVWAPIEELEPDEWDKTLEVNLKGTFLTVKYATPYLKRNGGSVIITSSVNGNRIFSNTGATAYSCSKAGQVAFTQMIALELAKHRVRVNAICPGAIKTEISESTQHRDLEHLGTPVEFPEGRIPLTRGEPGTSEQVAELVAFLASDQSDHISGAVIYIDGAESLLQG
- a CDS encoding glycosyltransferase family 4 protein yields the protein MTTDNVGGVWTYAMELCAALARHQVRVHLASMGTALSPAQRRDAAALENVTIHESAFKLEWMDDPWDDVDRAGRWLLAIEREVGPDVVHVNGYAHAALGFSAPVLAVGHSCVLSWWSAVRGENAPDTWNTYRRRVREGLERADVVVSPTRAMLRALERYYGPFRDGRIVPNGRGAGLFAPSGKEPFVFAAGRVWDEAKNIATLERVAPELDWPVIVAGEARHPDTNRAAALRHLQLVGNLDQPTLASWLGRASIYALPARYEPFGLSILEAALSGCALVLGDIESLRENWSNAAIFVPPDEPLAIARAIRSLIENDALRTGLAGRARQRARDFAPEAMAHGYLDIYRRLAPTSQPLEAGVARGLSGSLKENYDAPEG
- a CDS encoding zinc-binding dehydrogenase, with protein sequence MIMTSRQASESVHTRTTMAAAVITEPKKMRIEEVPIPQPGFGQVRIRLEGCGVCGSNVPPWDGRPWFEYPMTPGALGHEGWGVVDALGSDVEDVVEGQRVTAITYNAYAPYDVADARGVVMIPDSLAGVPFPGEPLGCAMNIFRRCDVHPGQTVAIVGIGFLGALLTQLVSKAGATVVAISRRPFSREVARKAGAAETIELTDEAGPIVEKVKALTGGRLCERVIEAVGRQQPLELCGELAAERGMLIIAGYHQDGLRQINMQLWNWRGLDVINAHERDQNVYISGMREAVEAVEQGRIDPGGLLTHSLPLEQLGEALSMTRDRPDGFLKAIVTME
- a CDS encoding NAD-dependent epimerase/dehydratase family protein, whose amino-acid sequence is MNDSNGNRAGPPDQSAAAIAASSATVGVLEWFHPGEYQRVEEALADLKALGVTELRTGISWHDYTRDDGEAWYDWMVCRLVRQVRVLPCFCYTPVELGLQPKTSSPPRDPKAFADFVDVMITKYGKHFEWVELWNEPNNISEWDWTLDDRWLIFGQTIGGAAYWARHLGRKTVLGGMSPVDPGWLGLMFDRGVMDHIDVVGIHGFPGTWEFDWSDWSEPVEKVNRVLREHGCRAEVWITEAGYSTWRHDHHGQIRAFLNAVRAPVQRVYWYSLRDLDPSLPTVEGFHSDDREYHFGMKRAGNQPKLLHRVWCGGGVEGVSRIGGLHGVNGRRRAAEERPVSLITGGSGFIGSNLADRLARAGKRVLVYDNLSREGVERNWAWLKETHGDRVEIHIEDVRNRYALREAVRRADEVFHFAAQVAVTTSLCDVDEDFEINVRGTLNLLEEARAAKDPPPILMTSTNKVYGDLGNLELRANGSRYEPVDPEVRRHGVSEEQRLDFHSPYGCSKGSADQYILDYARSFGLKTAVFRMSCIYGPHQFGTEDQGWVAHFLIQAIRGEPITIYGDGMQVRDVLFVEDLVDAFLLARHRIDRLAGQAFNIGGGVANTVSLLELIAMIGQLHGEEPAVFYEDWRTGDQRYYVSDVARFASAAGWKPRVGVRAGVGQLHQWLRENYEVSWPMATSAGERKVRVTI
- a CDS encoding SDR family NAD(P)-dependent oxidoreductase; translation: MAKTVLITGGAGFIGSHVAVALLKRGYRVVVLDNLSPQVHGPQGQRPGYLHPEVELAVGDVRDPAAVGAALKRADAVVHLAAAVGVGQSMYQVAHYTSTNNMGTAVLLEALIENPVERLVVASSMSLYGEGLYQASDGRLAAGAVRKLDQLRRGEWELRDERGEPLTPVPTPESKPPVLVSVYALSKYDQERLCLMIGEAYNIPTVALRFFNVYGPNQALSNPYTGVMAIFASRLLNDKPPLIFEDGRQRRDFVSVHDVASACALALESEKAAGCVLNIGSGRHATVLEIAEELIRIMGKAHLAPQVNGRYRVGDIRHCFADIGAAERILGYRPQVALADGLSELVESLEGQAAQDRVEQASGELERRGLTI
- a CDS encoding UDP-glucose/GDP-mannose dehydrogenase family protein → MDMAVVGTGYVGLAAGICFAEAGNRVIGVDVDEQKIARLRRAELPIYEVGLQEMLEQNLAAGRLSFTSDLADAVRRSPVVFITVGTPPRHDGEADTAALEAVAADVARAMPEHRIVVIKSTVPVGTNRRLQPELAELTAVPFDLVSNPEFLKEGCAVDDFLRPDRVIIGTDSPHAAEVMAQLYSPFVRNGRPLIVMDPTSAEMAKYAANAMLSTKISFINEVANLCDLFGADVNDVRRGICSDSRIGYQFLYPGLGYGGSCFPKDVSALIHMSDRVGYPAQLLKAVKEVNSRQKQTLQKKIVDYFGEDLRDLNFAVWGAAFKPRTDDLRESPALRLIDDILSRSGGVRVHDPQALGNLREIFGDRVRYCGEMYEGLDGADALCLATDWNVYRNPDYRKMGQLMRRRVVFDGRNIYNARQLKDSGFTYFGIGTH
- a CDS encoding AI-2E family transporter produces the protein MAIVAAVSWIGFLLIGLPLALSLALLAGFSEIVPTIGPAVAFLIAFLFALSQGTYYAVGVAVIYAVNQLIESYVLPPIVMKKAVKVPPIVTLFTVVLWSKVFGILGLLLALPIDLTIWSFFKHLLVKDDRE